Proteins encoded in a region of the Flavobacterium sp. MDT1-60 genome:
- a CDS encoding penicillin acylase family protein: protein MKKIKKILLVLVIIIVLVGIGLCAYIFHLKPKYEGEVQLKNLQKETTVYFDDFGVPHIYADSEKDAMTALGYVHAQERLWQMELLRRIAPGRLSEIFGSVALKNDMFFSGIGVEEASAKAIAKLDKNSPSYQLTMAYLDGINQYLDEGVTPIEFTLVGVKKEKFTIKDVYNIFGYMSFSFAMAQKTDPLLTDLRSKYGAAYVKELGIEGEFNTTKIRNSKENLEEYSEISKSVASLLDKSPIPPFVGSNSWVVGPNRTKNGKVIFANDPHIGFSQPATWYEAHLVTPDHELYGCYLAGTPFPLLAHNRNYAYGLTMFENDDIDFYQETNKADDANQYQTPTGFATYESRKKTIKIKDTSDVVLTVKSSRHGPIMSDLLANLKSKKPIAMSWIYTQQPIQILDAVYGLSHAKSKDDFRKAVQLVAAPGLNVMYGDAKGNVAWWATGTLYKHNKGVNSFFILDGASGKDDITEYLDFTKNPSAENPKWGYVYSANNQPEAIDGYLYPGYYLPEDRAKRISGLMNAKSDWDKEAISKMIFDNTSSVATGVVQNLIANLDKNKISAEEKEVLNVLKSWKGTTNLEDVAPTIYNKWIYLYLKNTFEDEMGKEAFTIFLGTHLGKQIIARQIVNENSVWWDNVKTKNVKETRSEIVSKSFHDAVSQLTAQLGNTIGDWNWGKVHTVEHEHPLGKVAALRKLFNVGPFAAPGSNEVINNQFFGFNDEGKYYVKGGPSTRRVVDFSDIENSWSIIPTGQSGNPFSEHYNDQAEMFNAGKFRKMKLNKEEIIKTSTKLLLKPKK, encoded by the coding sequence ATGAAAAAAATTAAAAAAATCCTGTTGGTTTTAGTAATCATAATTGTTCTTGTGGGAATTGGTTTATGTGCTTATATTTTTCATTTGAAGCCTAAATACGAAGGTGAAGTTCAGCTGAAAAATCTGCAGAAGGAAACGACAGTTTATTTTGATGATTTTGGTGTTCCTCATATTTATGCCGATTCTGAAAAAGATGCGATGACAGCGCTGGGTTATGTACACGCACAGGAAAGATTATGGCAAATGGAATTGCTACGCAGAATTGCGCCAGGACGTTTGTCTGAAATATTCGGATCAGTAGCACTTAAAAATGATATGTTTTTCTCCGGAATTGGTGTCGAAGAAGCATCGGCGAAAGCCATTGCCAAATTAGACAAAAACAGTCCAAGCTATCAATTGACCATGGCCTATCTGGATGGAATAAATCAATATTTGGATGAAGGAGTAACACCAATTGAATTTACTTTGGTGGGAGTAAAAAAGGAAAAATTTACCATAAAAGATGTTTATAATATTTTTGGATATATGTCTTTCAGTTTTGCGATGGCTCAAAAAACAGACCCGTTATTGACTGATCTTCGTTCCAAATACGGAGCTGCATATGTGAAAGAGTTAGGAATTGAAGGAGAATTTAATACAACTAAAATTAGAAACTCAAAAGAGAATTTAGAAGAGTATAGCGAGATCTCAAAATCTGTAGCGAGTTTGCTGGATAAATCTCCAATTCCGCCATTTGTTGGTAGTAATAGTTGGGTTGTTGGACCCAATAGAACCAAAAACGGTAAAGTTATTTTTGCAAACGATCCGCATATCGGATTTTCGCAACCTGCCACCTGGTATGAAGCACATTTAGTAACGCCGGATCATGAATTGTATGGTTGTTATTTGGCCGGAACTCCGTTCCCATTACTGGCACACAACCGCAATTATGCCTACGGCTTGACCATGTTCGAAAATGATGATATCGATTTTTATCAGGAAACAAATAAAGCTGATGATGCAAATCAATATCAGACACCAACGGGATTTGCAACTTATGAGTCCAGGAAAAAAACAATTAAAATAAAAGATACATCAGATGTAGTTTTGACAGTTAAATCAAGTCGACACGGGCCAATTATGAGCGATTTGTTAGCAAATCTGAAAAGTAAAAAGCCAATCGCCATGTCGTGGATTTATACGCAACAACCTATTCAAATTTTAGATGCGGTCTATGGACTTTCGCATGCAAAAAGTAAAGACGATTTTAGAAAAGCAGTACAATTGGTTGCCGCTCCGGGATTAAATGTAATGTATGGCGATGCCAAAGGAAATGTGGCCTGGTGGGCGACAGGAACGCTTTATAAACATAATAAAGGAGTGAATTCTTTTTTTATCTTAGATGGCGCCAGCGGAAAAGATGATATAACAGAATATTTAGATTTTACTAAAAATCCATCGGCTGAAAATCCGAAATGGGGTTATGTATATTCAGCTAATAATCAACCGGAAGCGATTGATGGTTATTTGTATCCGGGTTATTATTTACCGGAAGACAGAGCCAAAAGAATTTCAGGTTTAATGAATGCAAAATCAGATTGGGACAAAGAAGCCATCAGCAAAATGATTTTTGATAATACCTCTTCGGTTGCGACTGGAGTTGTTCAGAATTTAATTGCAAATCTGGATAAGAATAAGATTTCAGCTGAAGAAAAAGAAGTACTGAATGTTTTGAAATCATGGAAAGGAACAACGAATTTAGAAGATGTAGCCCCAACGATTTACAACAAATGGATTTATTTGTATTTGAAAAACACCTTTGAAGATGAAATGGGCAAAGAAGCTTTTACTATTTTTCTTGGAACGCATTTAGGAAAACAAATTATTGCTCGACAAATTGTTAATGAAAATTCAGTTTGGTGGGATAACGTCAAGACTAAAAATGTAAAAGAAACCAGAAGTGAAATTGTTTCAAAATCGTTTCATGATGCCGTTTCGCAACTTACGGCACAATTAGGCAATACTATTGGAGATTGGAATTGGGGGAAAGTACACACCGTTGAACACGAACATCCGCTTGGAAAAGTAGCTGCTCTGCGTAAATTATTCAACGTAGGACCTTTTGCTGCACCCGGATCAAATGAAGTAATTAATAACCAGTTTTTTGGTTTTAATGATGAAGGAAAATATTATGTAAAAGGTGGGCCGTCAACAAGAAGGGTAGTAGATTTCTCTGATATTGAAAATAGTTGGAGCATTATTCCAACCGGACAATCCGGAAATCCATTTAGCGAGCATTACAACGATCAGGCAGAAATGTTTAACGCTGGTAAATTCAGGAAAATGAAACTGAATAAAGAGGAGATTATAAAAACGTCAACAAAACTGCTATTGAAACCAAAAAAATAA
- a CDS encoding serine hydrolase — MNKSIKLFAVCILAQLFTFHVAAQDKAKKIDQLLSKYNEYGQFNGSALVSENGKVIFKKGYGSANMEWNIPNQPDTKFRLGSISKQFTAFLLVKLAEDGKLKLDVPITTYLPDYPKANGDKITIHHLLTHTSGIPNYTSAPNFFKEKSRNPYSPEEFVKTFSSLPLEFTPGEKFNYSNSGYFLLGYIIEKVSGKTYEQYLQEVILTPLKMVNTGYDHFEIILKNRASGYEKQGKIIRNSPYLDMSIPYAAGSLYSTVEDLYLWDQALYTNKLLSAKSMESLFKPYIKFGDSAYGYGWFLEEAPNGNKAKLKIIEHGGGINGFNTVISRVPADKNLVVLLNNTGGTILGEINEGIRAILYNQPFNEPKKSLALELLDVYSEKGAIAGTERYKKLKNDPTYRIKEEDMNSIGYQLLQSGKKKEAIEAFKINVENFPKSGNVYDSLGEAYLADGDKNLAIANYTKSIELDPKNESGKKALEGILKK; from the coding sequence ATGAATAAATCAATCAAACTATTTGCAGTCTGCATTTTGGCACAACTGTTTACCTTTCATGTTGCCGCGCAAGACAAAGCAAAAAAAATCGACCAGCTCTTAAGCAAATACAACGAATACGGGCAATTTAACGGATCTGCGCTTGTTTCAGAAAATGGAAAAGTTATTTTCAAGAAAGGATACGGTTCTGCTAATATGGAGTGGAATATTCCAAACCAGCCCGACACTAAATTCAGATTAGGTTCAATTAGCAAACAATTTACGGCTTTCTTGCTTGTTAAACTGGCTGAAGATGGAAAACTAAAACTTGATGTTCCGATAACCACTTATTTGCCGGATTATCCAAAAGCAAACGGAGATAAAATAACCATTCATCATTTGCTAACGCATACTTCCGGAATTCCGAATTATACTTCGGCTCCCAATTTCTTTAAAGAGAAAAGCAGAAATCCTTATTCTCCTGAAGAATTTGTAAAGACATTTTCAAGTCTACCACTTGAATTTACGCCAGGCGAAAAATTTAATTACAGCAACTCCGGATATTTTTTATTGGGTTATATCATTGAAAAAGTTTCAGGCAAAACCTATGAGCAATATTTGCAGGAAGTAATTCTTACGCCTTTAAAAATGGTCAATACAGGATACGATCATTTTGAGATTATTCTTAAAAACCGAGCTTCTGGTTATGAAAAACAAGGCAAAATAATTCGAAATTCTCCTTATCTTGATATGAGTATTCCTTATGCAGCAGGATCATTGTATTCTACTGTAGAAGATTTGTATTTATGGGATCAGGCACTCTATACCAATAAATTACTTTCTGCAAAGTCAATGGAATCGTTGTTCAAGCCTTATATTAAATTTGGCGATAGTGCTTATGGATATGGCTGGTTTTTAGAAGAAGCTCCAAACGGAAACAAAGCTAAATTGAAAATTATTGAACACGGAGGAGGCATCAACGGATTTAATACTGTTATTTCGCGAGTTCCTGCAGATAAGAACTTAGTAGTCTTATTAAATAATACTGGCGGTACAATTTTAGGTGAAATCAACGAGGGAATCAGAGCTATTTTATACAATCAGCCTTTTAATGAACCTAAAAAATCATTGGCACTTGAACTTTTGGATGTATATTCAGAAAAGGGTGCAATTGCTGGTACAGAGCGTTATAAAAAATTAAAAAACGATCCAACTTATCGCATTAAAGAAGAGGATATGAATAGTATTGGGTATCAATTATTGCAAAGTGGCAAAAAGAAAGAAGCCATTGAAGCTTTTAAAATTAATGTAGAAAACTTTCCTAAATCAGGAAATGTTTACGACAGTCTTGGCGAAGCTTATTTAGCCGATGGAGATAAAAATCTTGCTATTGCAAATTACACCAAATCTATTGAACTGGATCCAAAGAACGAAAGTGGAAAAAAAGCTTTAGAAGGAATTTTAAAAAAATAA
- a CDS encoding nuclear transport factor 2 family protein: MMNILVLFMLFLSREVKAQTNSDVLKMDVLKTEIIKMDSLLFDVSFNQCDAALFKKIIADDIEFYDDRSGLNTSKGNEIKSLLDKCGRSEKLTRKLNSCTIDKLGDFGAVQIGEHTFYVNGKPTGTGKFVHIWERKDKNWVLKRIVSYEHRAIKK; encoded by the coding sequence ATGATGAATATATTAGTTCTTTTCATGCTTTTTTTAAGCAGGGAAGTAAAAGCGCAGACCAATAGTGATGTTTTAAAAATGGATGTTTTAAAAACAGAAATCATTAAGATGGACAGTTTATTATTTGATGTTTCTTTTAATCAATGTGATGCAGCACTTTTCAAAAAAATAATAGCTGATGATATCGAATTTTACGATGATCGTTCCGGCTTAAACACCTCGAAAGGAAATGAAATAAAATCATTACTTGATAAATGTGGAAGATCTGAGAAACTGACCCGAAAATTAAATTCCTGTACCATTGATAAATTAGGTGATTTTGGGGCCGTGCAAATTGGCGAACACACTTTCTATGTTAATGGAAAGCCCACAGGAACCGGAAAATTCGTTCATATTTGGGAAAGAAAAGATAAAAATTGGGTATTAAAAAGAATTGTTAGTTATGAACATAGAGCTATTAAAAAATAG
- a CDS encoding serine hydrolase, which translates to MKINNLISHLKIILIGFLFFQIHFGFSQEEKNSTLYKTIMAKDSLLFNVGFNTCDISHFENLLADDFEFYHDKDSISDKALFLKNLKKGLCRSTDTYKSRRYLVPNSTEIYPLYKKGILYGAMQMGIHQFYEKSVEKNESLADAKEHFGSTAKFTHVWLLENGVWKLRRSFSYDHQSTSTAGTKSTIFDNNEEIEKWLKQNNVPTLGIGIINNGKLQEIKVFGELKKGVTAPYNTIWNVASLTKPVTTIVALKLVSQGKWNLDEPLDKYWIDPDIADDPNHKLLTTRIILSHQTGFPNWRYMNESKKLDFKFKPGTQYSYSGEGIEYLKKALEKRFHKTLDQLADELIFKPLKMNDTKFTWNDITDTSRYAINYDNKGNTYEPVKNKTANAADDLLTTIQDYGTFLCSVMNGDGLTKKVFEEMNSHQVAQKKKDKYFGLGFEIYDLGNDNYALSHGGADQGVQTLFFLLPKTKQGLVIFTNVDDGYKVYEKLLLNYLGENGQKLIDIETK; encoded by the coding sequence ATGAAAATCAACAACTTAATTTCCCATTTAAAAATTATTTTAATTGGATTTCTATTCTTCCAAATCCATTTCGGATTTTCCCAGGAAGAGAAAAACTCCACATTATACAAAACTATTATGGCTAAAGACAGCCTTCTGTTTAATGTTGGCTTTAATACTTGCGACATCTCCCACTTTGAAAACTTATTAGCTGACGATTTTGAATTTTATCACGACAAAGACAGCATTTCAGACAAAGCGCTATTTCTAAAAAATCTTAAAAAAGGTTTGTGTCGTTCGACCGATACTTATAAGTCCAGAAGATATTTGGTACCTAATAGTACCGAGATCTATCCTTTATACAAAAAAGGTATTTTATACGGTGCGATGCAAATGGGCATTCATCAATTTTATGAAAAATCAGTTGAAAAAAATGAATCCCTTGCAGATGCAAAAGAGCATTTTGGCAGTACAGCCAAATTTACTCATGTTTGGCTATTAGAAAATGGCGTTTGGAAATTAAGACGATCTTTTAGTTACGATCATCAATCGACCAGTACAGCCGGAACCAAATCAACTATTTTTGACAATAACGAGGAAATTGAAAAATGGCTGAAACAAAACAATGTTCCAACTCTTGGAATTGGCATTATCAACAACGGAAAACTTCAGGAAATAAAAGTATTTGGCGAACTTAAAAAAGGCGTTACAGCGCCATATAATACTATTTGGAATGTAGCATCCTTAACCAAACCCGTAACCACAATCGTGGCTTTGAAATTAGTTAGTCAGGGAAAATGGAATTTAGATGAACCTCTAGATAAATACTGGATCGATCCGGATATTGCTGATGATCCCAATCATAAATTATTAACTACAAGAATCATTTTAAGTCATCAAACTGGTTTCCCGAACTGGAGATATATGAACGAATCTAAAAAACTAGATTTCAAATTTAAACCCGGAACTCAATATTCGTATTCGGGAGAAGGAATTGAGTACTTGAAAAAAGCGCTAGAAAAGAGATTCCACAAAACACTTGATCAATTAGCGGATGAATTAATTTTTAAACCGCTAAAAATGAATGATACTAAATTTACCTGGAACGACATAACCGATACTTCGAGATATGCTATAAACTATGACAATAAAGGAAATACTTACGAACCTGTTAAAAATAAAACCGCAAATGCGGCCGATGATTTATTAACCACCATTCAGGATTACGGCACTTTTTTATGCAGTGTGATGAACGGTGACGGTTTGACCAAAAAGGTCTTTGAGGAGATGAATTCGCATCAGGTGGCCCAAAAGAAAAAAGACAAATACTTTGGTTTGGGTTTTGAAATCTATGATTTAGGAAATGACAATTATGCTTTGTCGCACGGTGGCGCAGATCAAGGCGTACAGACGTTATTTTTTCTTCTTCCAAAAACAAAACAAGGCTTAGTTATTTTTACCAATGTAGATGACGGCTACAAGGTTTATGAAAAACTTCTTTTGAATTATCTTGGAGAAAACGGGCAAAAGCTGATTGATATTGAAACGAAATAA
- a CDS encoding AraC family transcriptional regulator translates to MNLYSEHYVSKICERFVNKIWCLDNSIGESLIENKLVLPNGCFNLALVSGNAIEVHTSKNKYVMNEGFYFCSQMTNKVLVNIQPKTKVTIIQLHAWTLSFFPNYDLNNFIDSIIKIDETELPFKTKIDSSLNSDISFLLNIINTYFEELNSAHLTKNTIEKICEIIKQHHEEITVSEIGKSLNASQRMLQIKFKSATGLTIKKHIQILKFRKSVDQMVNSDLEKLKLTDVALYNQYFDQSHFIKQFKDVTKTTPKMFNSSSYFLSKKR, encoded by the coding sequence ATGAACCTATATTCCGAACATTATGTCAGCAAAATTTGCGAACGGTTCGTGAATAAGATTTGGTGTCTCGACAACAGCATCGGCGAAAGCCTGATCGAAAACAAACTTGTTTTACCTAATGGCTGTTTTAATCTCGCCCTTGTAAGCGGAAATGCGATAGAAGTTCATACAAGCAAAAACAAATATGTAATGAACGAAGGGTTTTACTTTTGTTCGCAAATGACCAACAAAGTTTTGGTTAATATTCAGCCGAAAACTAAAGTTACCATTATTCAATTACATGCCTGGACGCTTTCCTTCTTTCCGAATTATGATTTGAATAATTTTATCGATTCTATTATCAAAATTGATGAAACTGAATTGCCTTTTAAAACTAAAATTGATTCTAGTTTAAATAGCGATATTTCCTTTTTATTAAATATCATTAATACTTATTTTGAAGAATTAAATTCGGCGCATTTAACAAAAAATACAATCGAAAAAATCTGCGAAATCATCAAACAGCATCATGAAGAAATTACAGTTTCTGAAATTGGGAAAAGTTTAAATGCTTCTCAACGAATGCTTCAAATTAAATTCAAATCAGCAACCGGACTTACGATTAAAAAACACATTCAGATTCTGAAATTCAGAAAATCAGTCGATCAAATGGTGAATTCTGATTTAGAAAAACTAAAACTGACTGATGTCGCGCTTTACAATCAATATTTTGATCAGTCGCATTTTATAAAACAATTTAAAGATGTGACCAAAACAACTCCAAAAATGTTCAATTCAAGTTCGTATTTTCTTTCCAAAAAAAGATAA
- a CDS encoding GNAT family N-acetyltransferase codes for MNSELLQSNIILENEKVLLIPFENERNIELKEIIFDDEIWKYMGMYLRTKNDFENYIQNTLKQKADGICYPFLIIDKATNKVAGSTRYGYLNHASQKCEIGWTWYGKAFQGTGLNKACKYELLNFGFENIQFRRIQFSADLENKKSQKAIEKLGTVKEGIFRNNYVDSEGKSKDDVYYSIILEDWETTKRDYFSEFD; via the coding sequence ATGAATAGCGAATTATTACAATCAAACATCATTTTAGAAAACGAAAAAGTATTATTAATCCCTTTTGAAAACGAAAGAAACATCGAACTCAAAGAAATCATTTTTGATGATGAAATCTGGAAATATATGGGAATGTATTTGCGAACCAAAAATGACTTCGAAAACTACATTCAAAATACCTTAAAACAAAAAGCAGACGGGATTTGTTATCCATTTCTAATTATTGATAAAGCCACAAATAAAGTTGCCGGAAGTACAAGATATGGATACTTAAATCATGCCAGTCAAAAATGCGAAATTGGCTGGACCTGGTATGGAAAAGCATTTCAGGGAACAGGTTTAAACAAAGCCTGTAAATATGAGTTATTAAATTTTGGTTTCGAAAATATTCAATTCAGAAGAATACAATTTAGTGCTGATTTGGAAAACAAGAAGTCACAAAAAGCGATTGAAAAATTGGGTACTGTAAAAGAAGGTATCTTTAGAAATAATTATGTTGATTCTGAAGGAAAGAGTAAAGATGATGTTTATTATAGCATAATTTTGGAGGACTGGGAAACTACTAAACGAGATTATTTTTCTGAATTTGACTAA